Genomic window (Pirellulales bacterium):
GGCACGCCCGCCTCGCCCACCCGCGTTTGCCGCACGAGCGAGAGCGCGTAGCGAATGATGTGATCGGTCACGGGCACAGCCCGCACCGTGCGCTGCAGACCCAGAATCTCCTCGGCCGTCAGCACCGGACCGATTTGATCGGCCAGCGTGGTGGTGGTCCGCCGGGCGATCTCAAACTCCTCGCCGAAATTCGGATACTTTACGAACACCTTGAACATGAAGCGGTCTTGCTGCGCCTCGGGCAACGGATACGTCCCCTCTTGCTCGATCGGGTTCTGCGTGGCGAGCACGAAGAACGGATCGGAGAGCGGATGCCGCACTCGGCCCACGGTGACTTGCCGTTCTTGCATCGCTTCGAGCAGGGCCGCTTGAGTCTTCGGAGGCGTGCGGTTGATTTCGTCCGCCAGGATTACGTGCGAGAAGAGCGGCCCTTCGAGGAACCGGAACTCGCGGCTCCCCGTCGATTTGTTCTCCTCGATGATCTCGGTGCCGGTGATGTCGGCCGGCATCAGGTCGGGAGTGAACTGGATGCGGCTAAACGAGAGATTGAGCGAGCGGGCTAGCGTGCTCACCATCAGCGTCTTCGCCAGCCCCGGCACGCCTTCCAGCAGGCAATGCCCCCGGCTGAAGAGCGAGATCAGCAATTCCTCGATGACCTGATTCTGGCCGACGATGACCTGCGAGAGTTGTTGCAGGATTTTCTCGCGGGCCTCGTTGAGCTTGCGAACGGCCGCGGAATCGTCGCCGACGGTCTCGGCTTGATAGACCTCAGACATAGTTGCAGTTCCTCGAATGCAGTGAAATACGGTGGGGCGATGTCAACGTTGATAAATGGGCAAGCTGTTGTTTTCCAATTGCAGAATCGTGAGATTCGTGGCGGTGGTGTAGACGGGGCCGACGTAGCCCTGGGTCCAATAGATGCCATTGCGGCCGTCGTCGGTGGCTTCGGAGACGATCCGGGGATAAATCTTGTCGCGATAGGACTCCCACTTCTTGCCTCCTTCGCGATACATCACCTGAGAATAGTAGTAATGGGCATAATGCCAGTGGCCAAAGCCCTGATTGGAGATATTGCTCAGGTTCTTGTCGGCGTAGGAGAGCATCTTGGGGACGATTTGGTCGTCGTAATCGCCGGCGTTGAAAAGGCAGGCGATCGCGGCGGCACTGATTGCCGGCCGGCCGCCGCCCCCCTTGGAACTATACTGTACGCCGCCATCGTCCATCGTGCATTTGCGGATGTACTTGATCGCCTTGTCGATGATTTCCTTGGGAACTGGAATGCCGGCGTTTCGACAGCCGCGCAGTCCTTGCACTTGCGTGATGGTGGTCGAGCCTTCATCGAAGCCGTTGCCGTCCTTGGCGCTCACGTAGCCCCAGCCCCCTTCGTCGGTTTGGGCGCGGCCGGAGAATTCAACCGCCTTGGTGAGCACCTTGATCAATTCCCTGCGGCGGTCTTCATCCTCCTCTTCGCCGAGCACCTGCGAAAGAAACAGCATCGAGAAGCCGTGGCCATAGGTATAGCGGTCGTCGGTGTTCGGATCGCCGATGAGCCCGGTCGTGCGGCTTCGGCTGACGAGATAATCCACTGCCTTCTTGATATTCTTCTGATATTTTCCCTGGGTGGTCGTCGAGCCTTCCAGCAGCAGGGCCGTGGCCGAAAGCGCCGTCATCGAAGTCGGGTAGCGCCCTTCGCCGGCAGCCCAATGCCCGCGCGAGGATTGGCTGTTTGCCAGCCAATCGAGTCCCCGCGAAATGAACTTTTGCGTCTTCGCGTCGAGTCCCGCCGCACGTGCCACAGAACTTTCGGCAGCAACGACCAAAATGGCCAACGCGAAGCTCGTCCAAGCCATGCTTGATTTGCGACGTGTCATTGACGTTACCACTCCTTTTCTGGAACCGGCACACATTGGTCCTACGTCGTCAACGGCTCACAGTTCGATTCGTTCGCGCGGCGCTTCGCCGGATCGGTCGGCATTCGCGCTTTGACTCACGCGTCAATTCCCGTCATTACCGCCATCCTCGCGAGATCCGGGGAAAAGTGCGCGCAGCGCCGCGTCAGCCGGGTTTCTTCCCAACAGCGATTGCTTTGGCAATAAACCGGCCTGATAGGGAGGCTCGGGAGGAACCGGATCGTTGGTGAATCGCAGCGTCAGCGATTCTGTCGGCATGGCCAACGTAACCGTATTGCGCTCGCGACTTCCACTCAGCTCGCAGTTGAAGAAATTGGCTTGAGGTTGAGTCAATTCTTTCTGACAGAGGGATCGGCCGGTCCGGCGATCGAGACAAAGAATCGACGACCGGCCCTCGCCCGTGTCGGCCATCCCGCCCGATTGATTCCACTTCATGAGCACGATCAGGGGCAGATCGACCCCTTGATTGAGCACCGCGTGGTAGCCCTCGACCGACGCCGGAACCGGCCAGGCCGGCTTGCCAGTTGCACGATCAAATGCATACACTAGCCCATTCGCGGGCGCCATGCCGCCGTCGACCGTCATCACCGTTTGAGGCATCGGCTGGTTTTGACGATCGGCGGGCTGCGTCGAAGGATGATTGGCGAAGAGCAGATATTGATCGGGACTTCGCTGAATCACGATGGTGTCGAGCTTTGCTTCCGGATCGAGTTGTTCATCGATCATCTTCCGGCCATCGGCGAGCGCGATCATGAGGAACCGGCCTTTGGGCTCGAGGAAGGCCGCGGCTTCGTCGCCGACCAGCGCCGGTTTCACGCCCGCATCGAAGGCGCCAAGAACGAGTTCCTGTTCTTTCCACGGATCGCTCAGCACGAACGTCAGCTTGCCGTCGCCGGCCATTCGGCCCGAGAGGCAACGGCGGCCGCAATAGCTCCACCGCCGATTCGCGACGGGGATAGTGCGCGTGCCCAATTCCTCGCCATCCATCGTGCGAAGGATGGTCGCTTTGTCGGCGTCCTTGGCGCCGTCGGGCGGCGCGACCACGAGCACCTCGTCGTCGCCAAACACTTCGCTCCCCCGCTCGACGCCGCGGCGGCTCCAAAGGGTCTCCCCCGTAAGCGGATCGAAGGCCGTCAACTCGCGCGATCGCTGAACCAGCACGCAACGATGCACGAGCGGCCCCACGACCCCCAGCGACTGACCGTTGTTCACGGCCGCCGGAACGTGCCGGCTCGCCCCCCAGGGCAAGCGAATCTCCTGCGTCGGCACCGGCTGGCCGTTGAACATGTTGGGAGTGAGTTCGACCAGATCCTGTTGCCACAAGACGCGGCTACTGCCCCCTTGCGTGCGCAGGCTATCGACTTGCCGCAAGGTATCGAGCGCGAGCACCTTGTTTCCGAGATTTACCACCAGCACGTGGCCTTGAGCCGCCGCGAAGTTCAATTCAGGAGAGATGGTTTGGACGACCCCCATTTGGCTTTGAACCGAGTCATTGATCGCCACACGGAACCGCTCATGGCCCAAGCCATCGTGGCCCAACACCAGTTGGTTCTGCTGATCGAAGGCGACCGCGACCGTCTCAAGATAGGCCGGCCGGGCGCCGCGCCAAGCGATCGGGAAAGGCCGCTGCATGTTTTGGGGCTGCCGCATCGCGTGGGGTTCCGTCGTGTCGCGGCGCACATTCCCCGTCGGCCATGGCGCGGCTTG
Coding sequences:
- a CDS encoding MoxR family ATPase; protein product: MSEVYQAETVGDDSAAVRKLNEAREKILQQLSQVIVGQNQVIEELLISLFSRGHCLLEGVPGLAKTLMVSTLARSLNLSFSRIQFTPDLMPADITGTEIIEENKSTGSREFRFLEGPLFSHVILADEINRTPPKTQAALLEAMQERQVTVGRVRHPLSDPFFVLATQNPIEQEGTYPLPEAQQDRFMFKVFVKYPNFGEEFEIARRTTTTLADQIGPVLTAEEILGLQRTVRAVPVTDHIIRYALSLVRQTRVGEAGVPDFVGDQVSWGAGPRAVQFMILGAKARALLHGRTHVSTEDIQSLAKPVLRHRLVLNFAAESEGITPDDVVERLIQITPTKENELTSDARFQKIFAS
- a CDS encoding prenyltransferase/squalene oxidase repeat-containing protein codes for the protein MTRRKSSMAWTSFALAILVVAAESSVARAAGLDAKTQKFISRGLDWLANSQSSRGHWAAGEGRYPTSMTALSATALLLEGSTTTQGKYQKNIKKAVDYLVSRSRTTGLIGDPNTDDRYTYGHGFSMLFLSQVLGEEEDEDRRRELIKVLTKAVEFSGRAQTDEGGWGYVSAKDGNGFDEGSTTITQVQGLRGCRNAGIPVPKEIIDKAIKYIRKCTMDDGGVQYSSKGGGGRPAISAAAIACLFNAGDYDDQIVPKMLSYADKNLSNISNQGFGHWHYAHYYYSQVMYREGGKKWESYRDKIYPRIVSEATDDGRNGIYWTQGYVGPVYTTATNLTILQLENNSLPIYQR